The Megalopta genalis isolate 19385.01 chromosome 12, iyMegGena1_principal, whole genome shotgun sequence genome window below encodes:
- the Tip60 gene encoding histone acetyltransferase Tip60, translated as MIEEHDERETICDSVNSLVEGCRLPVRMHGTDDWPLAEIISVKEVHGVKCYYVHYVDFNKRLDEWVMEDCLDTRKVQYPRRDGTTPGTEAATPKKQPVSRPPSPSSLSNEPVNGPAVLQAALQKKMSRKRKSTFIENEDSQEAPPQTPGPRPTGSLVAHHHDDIVTRMKNVELIELGRHRIRPWYFSPYPQEMVNLPCIYICEFCLKYRKSRKCLERHLIKCNLRHPPGNEIYRKGSISFFEIDGRKNKNYAQNLCLLAKLFLDHKTLYYDTDPFLFYVMTDFDSRGFHIVGYFSKEKESTEDHNVACILTLPPYQRRGYGKLLIEFSYELSKFEGKTGSPEKPLSDLGLLSYRSYWAHTILDILLNIKPLVENEKPQITINEICELTSIKKEDVISTLQNLNLINYYKGQYIVTLNRDIIEQHAAAMEKRQIRIDPKCLHWTPKDWSVRAKW; from the exons ATGATCGAGGAACACGACGAACGTGAAACAATATGCGATTCAGTG AATTCATTGGTGGAAGGTTGTCGTTTGCCGGTCAGAATGCATGGGACGGACGATTGGC CCCTCGCTGAAATCATCAGTGTTAAAGAAGTACACGGTGTCAAGTGTTATTATGTTCACTATGTAGATT TCAATAAACGATTAGATGAATGGGTTATGGAAGATTGTTTGGACACTAGGAAAGTCCAATATCCTAGACGAGATGGTACCACGCCAGGTACGGAGGCAGCCACTCCTAAAAAGCAACCGGTCAGTAGACCACCTAGCCCTAGCAGCCTTAGCAACGAACCAGTCAATGGCCCCGCTGTTTTACAAGCGGCGCTGCAAAAGAAAATGTCTAGAAAAAGAAAATCGACGTTCATTGAGAACGAAGATTCTCAGGAGGCGCCGCCGCAAACACCTGGTCCCAGGCCGACTGGTTCGCTGGTTGCGCATCACCACGATGACATTGTTACCAGGATGAAAAACGTTGAGTTGATAGAACTAGGTCGCCACAGAATCAGGCCATGGTATTTCAGTCCATATCCCCAAGAAATGGTGAATCTGCCATGCATATACATTTGCGAATTCTGCCTGAAGTACAGAAAAAGTCGGAAGTGTTTGGAGAGGCATCTAATCAAGTGCAATCTTAGACATCCTCCTGGCAACGAGATATATAGGAAAGGCTCGATATCGTTTTTCGAGATCGATGGCCgaaagaacaagaactacgcaCAAAATCTCTGCTTGTTGGCAAAGTTGTTTTTGGACCATAAAACGCTTTACTACGACACAGACCCATTTTTGTTCTATGTAATGACAGATTTCGACAGCCGGGGGTTTCACATTGTCGGCTACTTCTCAAAGGAGAAGGAGTCGACGGAGGACCACAACGTAGCGTGTATTCTGACACTGCCACCCTACCAGAGGCGAGGTTACGGCAAGCTGTTGATAGAGTTCTCGTACGAGCTGTCCAAGTTCGAGGGTAAAACAGGTTCCCCCGAGAAGCCATTGTCCGATCTAGGATTATTATCGTATCGTAGCTACTGGGCGCACACGATACTGGACATCCTGTTGAACATAAAGCCGCTAGTGGAAAACGAGAAGCCGCAGATCACGATCAACGAGATCTGCGAGCTGACGTCGATTAAGAAAGAAGACGTGATATCGACCCTACAGAACTTGAATCTCATTAATTACTACAAAGGACAATATATTGTGACGTTGAATAG GGATATTATCGAGCAACACGCGGCCGCAATGGAAAAGAGGCAGATCAGAATAGATCCTAAGTGTCTGCATTGGACACCAAAAGACTGGAGTGTTAGGGCAAAATGGTGA